One genomic region from Halococcus qingdaonensis encodes:
- a CDS encoding CDP-alcohol phosphatidyltransferase family protein: protein MTLDQYRSLADRLLEPFVGLAARAGLTPNGVSALAFVLAGAAGVAYALAGGEPLWYLVGAVLVGLNGALDLLDGALARRLDTASPAGDLLDHVLDRYADIVLVVGLAIGIERMLLGIVAVTGVLMTSYLGTQAQAVGLDRVYGGLLGRADRLALIGIVTAIAAFVAPSLFDVGLVGWLLVVLAVVGHLTALQRLSHAWSALSPRR from the coding sequence ATGACGCTCGACCAGTACCGCTCGCTCGCCGACCGACTGCTGGAACCGTTCGTCGGTCTGGCCGCTCGTGCGGGGCTGACGCCGAACGGGGTGAGCGCGCTCGCGTTCGTCCTCGCGGGCGCGGCGGGTGTGGCATACGCCCTCGCGGGCGGCGAGCCGCTGTGGTATCTCGTCGGTGCGGTGCTCGTGGGACTGAACGGCGCGCTCGATCTGCTCGACGGCGCGCTCGCCCGCCGGCTCGACACCGCCTCGCCGGCCGGCGATCTGCTCGATCACGTGCTCGATCGGTACGCCGACATCGTGCTGGTCGTGGGGCTCGCGATCGGTATCGAGCGAATGCTGTTGGGGATCGTCGCCGTGACCGGCGTGCTCATGACCTCCTATCTCGGCACGCAGGCGCAGGCGGTCGGTCTCGATCGGGTGTACGGAGGGTTGCTCGGTCGTGCGGATCGGCTCGCGCTGATCGGGATCGTGACGGCGATCGCGGCGTTCGTCGCTCCCTCGCTCTTCGACGTGGGACTGGTCGGCTGGCTGCTGGTCGTGCTGGCCGTCGTCGGCCATCTGACCGCACTCCAGCGCCTCTCGCACGCCTGGAGCGCGCTCTCGCCGAGGCGATGA
- a CDS encoding DUF420 domain-containing protein, translating to MEFRARNYVPALTGVLSLISLGLVFGAVLGLFDGALPRAPTAVLDAIPTVNALVSALAIVTIATGWRAIRRGAVARHRALMGVSLVLFVTFLVLYLYRVSLLGPAPFPGPETIYRFVYLPVLAIHISLAIVCIPLLYYVLLLALTRPIAALPETNHPRVGRVAASLWMISFALGIVVYLLSYIIY from the coding sequence ATGGAGTTTCGCGCGCGCAATTACGTGCCAGCGCTGACAGGAGTGCTCTCGCTGATCTCGCTCGGGCTCGTCTTCGGAGCCGTCCTTGGGCTGTTCGATGGAGCCCTCCCCCGGGCACCGACGGCGGTGCTCGACGCCATCCCCACGGTGAACGCCCTCGTCAGCGCGCTCGCTATCGTCACCATCGCGACCGGCTGGCGGGCGATCAGACGCGGCGCGGTCGCCCGCCACCGCGCACTGATGGGCGTCTCGCTCGTGCTGTTCGTCACCTTCCTGGTGCTCTATCTCTACCGCGTCTCGCTGCTCGGGCCGGCACCGTTCCCCGGCCCCGAGACGATCTATCGGTTCGTCTATCTGCCGGTGCTCGCGATCCACATCTCGCTCGCCATCGTCTGTATCCCGCTGCTCTACTACGTCCTCCTGCTTGCGCTCACCCGACCGATCGCGGCGCTCCCGGAGACGAACCATCCGCGTGTCGGTCGCGTCGCCGCCTCGCTCTGGATGATCTCGTTCGCGCTCGGCATCGTCGTCTATCTGCTGTCGTACATCATCTACTGA
- a CDS encoding fumarylacetoacetate hydrolase family protein: protein MNRVRFRDPNGDVRTGSWDAAENRITASAGPGGRLSVSDDSYTPAEVDVLAPTDPSKIVCVGLNYRGHAKEQDKEIPDRPLLFLKGPNTVASHNQTVELLPDKERIDYEAELGVVIDTQCRNVAEADAMDVVRGFTCVDDISNRDDQRTEQNWVRGKAFDDAAPMGPLLASPDEVPDDATIELRVNGERRQHSSREEFIFSIPELVAEITAYMTLEPGDVISTGTPAGVGPLADGDRVAVEIEGIGTLSHSVTIP, encoded by the coding sequence ATGAACCGCGTCAGGTTTCGCGATCCGAACGGCGACGTCCGTACCGGCAGCTGGGACGCGGCCGAGAACCGCATCACCGCCAGCGCCGGCCCCGGCGGTCGTCTCTCCGTCTCGGACGACAGTTACACGCCCGCGGAGGTGGACGTGCTCGCCCCGACCGATCCCTCGAAGATCGTCTGCGTCGGGCTGAACTACCGGGGTCACGCCAAAGAACAGGACAAGGAGATCCCCGATCGGCCGCTACTCTTCCTCAAGGGCCCGAACACCGTGGCGAGCCACAACCAAACTGTCGAGCTGCTGCCCGACAAGGAACGCATCGACTACGAGGCGGAACTCGGCGTCGTCATCGATACGCAGTGTCGCAACGTCGCCGAAGCCGACGCGATGGATGTGGTTCGAGGGTTCACCTGCGTCGACGACATCTCGAACCGCGACGACCAGCGCACCGAGCAGAACTGGGTGCGCGGGAAGGCCTTCGACGACGCCGCGCCGATGGGACCGCTGCTCGCGAGCCCCGACGAGGTACCGGACGACGCGACGATCGAACTCCGGGTCAACGGCGAGCGCAGACAGCACTCCTCGCGCGAGGAATTCATCTTCTCGATCCCCGAGCTCGTCGCGGAGATCACGGCCTACATGACGCTCGAACCGGGCGACGTGATCTCGACGGGGACGCCGGCGGGCGTCGGCCCGCTCGCGGACGGCGATCGGGTCGCCGTCGAGATCGAGGGGATCGGCACGCTCTCGCACTCGGTCACGATCCCATGA
- the dinB gene encoding DNA polymerase IV yields MVEHGGQRLPGVDDGAPRIVFHVDMDCFYAACERRRKPGLQDEPVVVGMGYEAGESHGAVATASYEARAHGIESAQAISTALDRLPRVEDASADEPAGHYLPVDLDYYETVGEEVRDILHDCADVVREVSIDEAALDVTEQTSWQRVDGRTLAEGYARHIKERILQEVGVVASIGIAPNMSAAKVAADSEKPDGLTTVEPGDVAEFFAPLDVEDVHGVGPVTARELREMGIETAGDLAAADPSRLDERFGERGREIRSFARGDDTRQVTPVGRPKSLSSESAFTDATDDMGALRERVAALATAVAERADREDALYRTIGIKVVTPPFDVNTRARSLPGPVADADLVSEVALDLLNEFDDATVRKVGVRVSNLAFATGEQASLDGFESATRERADGGTGRSRETGSDEPADRSESPAEPTDGQAHFDDFAEE; encoded by the coding sequence ATGGTCGAACACGGCGGACAGCGTCTGCCAGGCGTCGACGACGGCGCGCCCCGCATCGTGTTCCACGTGGACATGGACTGCTTCTACGCCGCCTGCGAGCGCCGCCGCAAGCCCGGCCTCCAAGACGAGCCCGTCGTCGTCGGAATGGGTTACGAGGCCGGCGAGAGCCACGGCGCGGTCGCCACCGCGAGCTACGAGGCTCGCGCCCACGGGATCGAGAGCGCACAGGCCATCTCGACGGCGCTCGACCGCCTCCCCCGCGTCGAGGATGCGAGCGCGGACGAACCCGCCGGCCACTATCTCCCCGTCGATCTCGACTACTACGAGACGGTGGGCGAGGAAGTGCGAGACATCCTCCACGACTGCGCCGACGTCGTCCGCGAGGTGAGCATCGACGAGGCGGCGCTCGACGTCACCGAACAGACATCGTGGCAGCGCGTCGACGGCCGAACGCTCGCCGAGGGCTACGCCCGTCACATCAAAGAGCGCATCCTCCAGGAAGTAGGCGTCGTCGCGAGCATCGGCATCGCACCGAACATGAGCGCCGCGAAAGTCGCCGCCGACAGCGAGAAACCCGACGGACTCACGACCGTCGAACCCGGCGACGTGGCCGAGTTCTTCGCGCCACTCGACGTCGAGGACGTCCACGGCGTCGGTCCCGTCACCGCTCGCGAACTTCGCGAGATGGGTATCGAGACGGCGGGCGATCTCGCGGCGGCCGACCCGAGCAGACTCGACGAGCGCTTCGGCGAGCGCGGCCGCGAGATCCGTTCGTTCGCCCGCGGCGACGATACCCGCCAGGTGACGCCCGTCGGTCGCCCGAAGAGCCTCTCGAGCGAGTCGGCGTTCACCGATGCCACCGACGATATGGGTGCGCTCCGCGAACGCGTCGCGGCACTCGCGACCGCTGTCGCCGAGCGCGCCGACCGCGAGGACGCGCTCTATCGTACCATCGGGATCAAGGTCGTCACGCCGCCGTTCGACGTCAACACCCGCGCGCGCTCGCTGCCCGGGCCGGTGGCCGACGCCGATCTCGTCTCCGAGGTCGCGCTCGATCTCCTGAATGAGTTCGACGACGCCACGGTCAGGAAAGTCGGCGTCAGAGTGTCGAACCTCGCCTTCGCGACCGGCGAGCAGGCCAGCCTCGACGGCTTCGAGTCGGCGACTCGCGAACGAGCCGACGGCGGCACCGGACGATCCAGGGAGACGGGTAGCGACGAGCCAGCCGATCGGTCGGAATCGCCCGCCGAACCGACCGACGGCCAGGCGCACTTCGACGACTTCGCGGAGGAATAA
- the hisC gene encoding histidinol-phosphate transaminase → MQPRDLSDHAVYAAGRGSEEVARELGLDPAELVTLSSNENPHGPSPAAAAAIRDGAATVHSYPKSAHTDLTERIAERWAVDSEQVWLANGGDGALDYLSRALLDPGDSVLVSRPGFAYYAMSARYHHGRVKAYELAQSERFEQTPETVLDAYDGERIVYLTSPHNPSGTTASLDTIEAIAEKTDDETLTVVDEAYGEFADVPSALALVEGQDGWDARDDVAVLRTFSKVYGLAGVRLGYALIPEEWAEAYERVNTPFAASAIACRAGLAALDDHEHVEETVESVRWAREFMHDELDAVTYPSAGNFVLVEVGDATAVAEAAKRQGVIVRDCSSFGLPDCIRISCGTEAETRRAVETINEVLA, encoded by the coding sequence ATGCAGCCACGGGACCTCTCCGACCACGCCGTCTACGCGGCGGGCCGGGGGAGCGAGGAGGTCGCCCGCGAGCTGGGGCTCGATCCCGCCGAGCTGGTGACACTCTCCTCGAACGAGAACCCACACGGGCCGAGTCCGGCGGCGGCCGCCGCCATCCGCGACGGTGCCGCGACGGTCCACAGCTATCCGAAAAGCGCTCACACTGATCTTACCGAGCGCATCGCCGAGCGCTGGGCGGTCGACTCCGAGCAGGTCTGGCTCGCCAACGGTGGCGACGGCGCGCTCGACTATCTCTCTCGCGCGCTACTCGATCCGGGGGACTCGGTCCTCGTCTCCCGACCCGGGTTCGCCTACTACGCGATGAGCGCGCGCTATCACCACGGTCGCGTGAAGGCGTACGAACTGGCACAGTCCGAGAGATTCGAACAGACGCCCGAAACCGTGCTCGACGCTTACGACGGCGAGCGCATCGTCTATCTGACGAGCCCGCACAACCCGTCTGGGACGACTGCGAGTCTCGACACGATCGAGGCGATCGCCGAGAAGACCGACGACGAAACCCTCACCGTCGTCGACGAGGCCTACGGCGAGTTCGCAGACGTCCCGAGCGCGCTCGCGCTCGTCGAGGGTCAGGACGGGTGGGACGCTCGCGACGACGTCGCCGTGCTCCGGACGTTCTCGAAGGTGTACGGGCTGGCGGGCGTACGTCTCGGCTACGCCCTGATTCCGGAGGAATGGGCTGAGGCGTACGAGCGCGTGAACACCCCGTTCGCGGCCAGTGCGATCGCCTGCCGGGCCGGACTCGCCGCGCTCGACGATCACGAACACGTCGAGGAGACCGTCGAGAGCGTCCGCTGGGCACGTGAGTTCATGCACGACGAACTCGACGCCGTAACCTACCCGAGCGCGGGTAACTTCGTCCTCGTCGAGGTGGGTGACGCCACGGCGGTCGCGGAGGCAGCGAAACGACAGGGTGTCATCGTCCGAGACTGTTCGAGCTTCGGACTTCCCGACTGTATCCGGATCTCCTGCGGCACCGAGGCCGAAACGCGACGCGCGGTGGAAACGATCAACGAGGTGCTCGCGTGA
- a CDS encoding DUF5795 family protein, producing MADNRVVEGRMVTPEALAELIEGDDVMDAEPITDADRDCPECGGDVLEVGYMPSITEFVTGQKCQDCDWSTTDRE from the coding sequence ATGGCTGACAACCGCGTCGTCGAGGGACGGATGGTCACGCCGGAAGCGCTCGCCGAACTCATCGAGGGCGACGACGTGATGGATGCCGAACCGATAACCGACGCCGACCGCGACTGTCCGGAGTGTGGCGGCGACGTGCTCGAAGTCGGCTACATGCCGTCGATCACCGAGTTCGTCACCGGCCAGAAGTGCCAGGACTGTGACTGGAGCACGACCGATCGCGAGTAG
- a CDS encoding adenylate kinase family protein, giving the protein MRIAVTGTPGTGKTTATERLDREVVHLNDRIRAEGLDSGTDERRGSLVADMDAVAAALDDRESREIELVESHLAHRLPADRVVVLRCHPDELGERLAARDESEETIAENRESEALDVILSEAVEEHGIENVYEIDATERDPAAVASEIERVVAGEREPSAGTVSFLDTVSL; this is encoded by the coding sequence ATGCGGATCGCCGTCACTGGGACGCCCGGCACGGGCAAGACGACCGCGACCGAGCGCCTCGATCGCGAGGTAGTGCATCTGAACGATCGTATCCGCGCGGAGGGGCTCGATTCGGGCACCGACGAGCGCCGCGGCAGTCTCGTCGCCGATATGGACGCGGTCGCTGCTGCTCTCGATGACCGAGAGAGTCGTGAGATCGAACTCGTCGAGTCACATCTCGCCCACCGACTGCCGGCCGACCGGGTGGTCGTACTGCGCTGTCATCCCGACGAACTCGGCGAGCGCCTCGCTGCCCGCGACGAGTCAGAGGAAACGATCGCGGAGAACCGGGAGAGCGAGGCGCTCGACGTGATCCTCTCCGAAGCCGTCGAGGAGCACGGGATCGAGAACGTCTACGAGATCGACGCGACCGAGCGCGATCCCGCGGCGGTCGCGAGCGAGATCGAGCGCGTCGTCGCCGGCGAGCGCGAGCCGAGCGCCGGAACGGTGTCGTTTCTCGACACGGTGTCGCTATGA
- a CDS encoding multiprotein bridging factor aMBF1, with product MVQCEMCGAETSSPTTVEIEGAELDVCDDCADFGTEVKQQSTGSASTKYSTDSSGGSSDSSSAGGASGSSNTRRHDMFDDMEEVVQDYDERIRDAREAAGLSQKELAQELNEKASLIRKLERAASLPSDSVQSKLERKLDITLTEGGVSDTEWEGGASTGEYTLGDVVQRKDS from the coding sequence ATGGTTCAGTGTGAGATGTGCGGTGCGGAGACGTCTTCTCCGACGACGGTCGAGATCGAAGGTGCTGAACTCGACGTCTGCGACGACTGTGCGGACTTCGGCACCGAGGTCAAGCAGCAGTCGACCGGGAGTGCCTCGACGAAATACTCGACCGACTCCTCGGGCGGGTCGAGCGACTCATCGAGCGCCGGCGGGGCGAGCGGTTCGAGCAACACGCGTCGCCACGACATGTTCGACGACATGGAGGAGGTCGTCCAGGACTACGACGAGCGCATCCGGGACGCGCGCGAGGCGGCGGGACTGAGCCAGAAGGAACTGGCCCAGGAGCTCAACGAGAAGGCGAGCCTCATCCGCAAGCTCGAACGCGCCGCGAGCCTGCCGAGCGACAGCGTCCAGAGCAAGCTCGAACGCAAGCTCGACATCACGCTTACCGAGGGCGGCGTCTCGGACACCGAGTGGGAGGGTGGTGCCTCGACGGGCGAGTACACCCTCGGCGACGTCGTGCAGCGAAAGGACTCCTGA
- the tpiA gene encoding triose-phosphate isomerase, whose amino-acid sequence MFVLVNLKAYAADAVGVAAAAREVSEESGVRIAVAPQAARLAAVADTGVETWAQHVSPVEHGSHTGSTLAEAAAMAGADGTLINHSERRFRLADIDGALDAAERAELETIVCANNPAQVGAAAALGPDAVAVEPPELIGGDVSVSQADPDIVEDAVAAAEAVDDSVDVLCGAGISSGEDLDAAGELGATGVLLASGVAKADDPRAALADLVEPLS is encoded by the coding sequence ATGTTCGTTCTGGTCAATCTGAAGGCCTACGCGGCCGACGCGGTCGGAGTCGCCGCGGCGGCGCGCGAGGTCAGCGAGGAATCGGGCGTCCGGATCGCCGTCGCGCCCCAAGCCGCACGGCTCGCGGCGGTCGCCGACACGGGGGTCGAGACGTGGGCACAGCACGTCTCGCCCGTCGAGCACGGCAGTCACACGGGGAGCACGCTCGCCGAAGCGGCGGCGATGGCGGGTGCGGACGGTACCCTGATCAACCACTCCGAGCGCCGGTTCCGCCTCGCCGACATCGACGGGGCGCTCGACGCCGCCGAACGGGCGGAGCTTGAAACGATCGTCTGTGCGAACAACCCCGCGCAGGTGGGTGCGGCGGCGGCGCTCGGGCCGGACGCGGTGGCCGTCGAACCACCCGAACTCATCGGCGGCGACGTCTCGGTGAGTCAGGCCGATCCCGACATCGTCGAGGACGCGGTCGCGGCCGCCGAGGCGGTCGACGACTCGGTCGACGTGCTCTGCGGGGCGGGCATCTCGTCGGGTGAAGACCTCGACGCGGCGGGCGAACTGGGTGCTACAGGAGTGTTGCTCGCGAGCGGTGTGGCGAAAGCCGATGATCCGCGTGCGGCGCTCGCCGATCTGGTCGAGCCGCTCTCGTAA
- a CDS encoding metal-dependent hydrolase, which translates to MELTWHGHSTWYVTVGDTSLLIDPFFDNPHTSMEPAEIDQPDYVLLTHGHADHIAHAGEFTDATVVAPVEVAAYVEEEMGADDTIGMNIGGTVECGDAHVTMHRADHTSGIDMGYEYELGNPAGYLVSDEQPGPDGTGTSFYHAGDTGLMSEMKDVIAPYLQPDAVALPIGDHFTMGIWQAAIAADWLEAPHVFPMHYDTMPPLEADPEEFVDAVGEHAPDSEVHVLDDDGSFTLD; encoded by the coding sequence ATGGAACTCACCTGGCACGGCCACTCGACCTGGTACGTCACCGTCGGCGACACGAGCCTGCTCATCGATCCCTTCTTCGACAATCCGCATACCTCGATGGAGCCGGCGGAGATCGACCAGCCCGATTACGTCCTGCTCACCCACGGTCACGCGGACCACATCGCCCACGCCGGCGAGTTCACCGACGCGACCGTGGTCGCCCCCGTCGAGGTCGCCGCCTACGTCGAAGAAGAGATGGGTGCCGACGACACGATCGGCATGAACATCGGCGGCACAGTGGAGTGTGGCGACGCCCACGTGACGATGCACCGCGCCGACCACACGAGCGGCATCGACATGGGCTACGAGTACGAACTCGGCAACCCCGCCGGCTATCTCGTCAGCGACGAACAGCCGGGCCCCGACGGCACGGGCACCTCGTTCTATCACGCCGGCGACACCGGACTCATGAGCGAGATGAAGGACGTCATCGCGCCCTATCTCCAGCCCGACGCCGTGGCGCTCCCGATCGGCGACCACTTCACGATGGGCATCTGGCAGGCCGCCATCGCCGCCGACTGGCTGGAGGCCCCGCACGTCTTCCCGATGCACTACGACACCATGCCGCCGCTCGAAGCCGATCCCGAGGAGTTCGTCGACGCAGTGGGTGAGCACGCCCCCGACAGCGAGGTCCACGTCTTGGACGACGACGGTTCGTTCACGCTCGACTGA
- a CDS encoding OsmC family protein — protein sequence MADITVTSTSDEGFATTSQLGDFELTIDATGEEGPDPNETLVADYASCYIPAFRVGAQQRDHDDLGTVEIDAAADLDDDDDLESISFDISVEADLDGEEDEIAERGEEICHVHSALREELHADISVTSDAF from the coding sequence ATGGCAGATATCACCGTCACGAGCACGTCCGACGAAGGATTCGCCACGACCAGCCAGCTCGGCGATTTCGAGCTCACGATCGACGCCACCGGCGAGGAGGGTCCCGACCCGAACGAGACGCTCGTCGCCGACTACGCCTCCTGTTACATCCCGGCGTTCCGCGTCGGTGCCCAGCAGCGCGACCACGACGACCTCGGCACAGTAGAGATCGACGCTGCGGCCGACCTCGACGATGACGACGACCTCGAATCGATCAGCTTCGACATCAGCGTCGAGGCCGACCTCGACGGCGAGGAAGACGAGATCGCCGAGCGCGGCGAGGAGATCTGTCACGTCCACTCGGCGCTGCGCGAGGAGCTCCACGCCGACATCTCCGTCACAAGCGACGCGTTCTAA
- a CDS encoding acyl-CoA synthetase, with the protein MATHNLPEYEAAREEFSWDDIYAEADWDAPETFNIGHEVCDRHADGSGRVALEYVGTAGERETLTFDDLADRSSRFANVLESEGIERGDRVFTYLPRIPAHYVSLVGTLKRGAVFGGINERFGPEGIAYRLGDCDARAVVTTSENRETVERALEDVASVETVITVDRGDGVADDDVDFAAATADASAEYEAVETGGEDNALLYYTSGTTGLAKGVLHKHRWVAGVAATQRYAVDLQDDDLYWSTADLGWLTGPINALGAWFWGTSQLAYEGEFDPDEWADVLDEFPVSVLFSVPTAYRMLRTNETVLTDVDLDLRHALSIGEPLSGGVVEWGEEALGVTILDTYGQTETGNMVINNYPTMELRPGSMGKPLPGIESAIVDPATGEMLDPGETGEIAHRGDFPSFFAEFWENPENTADSFVDGPDGEWYLSGDLAHLDEDGYFWFEGRADDVILSSGYRIGPFEVESSLGEHPTVAEAAVVPKPDRERGNIVKAYVVLTDEGSDSEELADELQTHVREELSAHEYPREVEFVDELPKTVTGKIRRTELRDRTADPTE; encoded by the coding sequence ATGGCAACGCACAACTTGCCGGAGTACGAGGCCGCCCGCGAGGAGTTCTCCTGGGACGATATCTACGCCGAGGCCGACTGGGACGCGCCCGAGACGTTCAACATCGGCCACGAGGTCTGTGATCGCCACGCCGACGGCTCCGGACGTGTCGCACTGGAGTATGTCGGCACCGCCGGCGAGCGCGAGACGCTGACGTTCGACGATCTCGCCGACCGATCGAGCCGGTTCGCGAACGTGCTCGAATCAGAGGGCATCGAGCGGGGCGACAGGGTGTTCACCTATCTCCCGCGGATCCCGGCCCACTACGTCTCCCTCGTCGGGACGCTGAAGCGCGGGGCGGTCTTCGGCGGCATCAACGAGCGGTTCGGTCCTGAGGGCATCGCCTATCGACTGGGCGACTGCGATGCCCGCGCGGTCGTGACGACCTCCGAGAACCGCGAGACGGTCGAACGCGCGCTCGAGGACGTTGCGAGCGTGGAGACGGTCATCACGGTCGATCGGGGTGATGGTGTCGCCGACGATGACGTGGATTTCGCCGCGGCGACGGCCGACGCGAGCGCAGAGTACGAGGCGGTCGAGACGGGCGGCGAGGACAACGCCCTGCTCTACTACACCAGCGGGACGACCGGGCTGGCGAAGGGCGTCCTACACAAACACCGCTGGGTCGCGGGCGTCGCGGCCACCCAGCGCTACGCGGTCGATCTGCAGGACGACGATCTCTACTGGTCGACGGCCGATCTCGGCTGGCTTACGGGACCGATCAACGCGCTCGGCGCGTGGTTCTGGGGAACGAGCCAGCTCGCCTACGAGGGTGAGTTCGACCCCGACGAGTGGGCCGACGTTCTCGACGAGTTCCCCGTCTCAGTTCTCTTCTCGGTGCCGACGGCCTACCGCATGCTCCGGACGAACGAAACCGTTCTCACCGACGTCGATCTCGATTTGCGCCACGCGCTCTCGATCGGCGAACCGCTCTCGGGCGGCGTCGTCGAGTGGGGTGAGGAGGCACTGGGTGTGACGATCCTCGACACCTACGGCCAGACCGAGACCGGGAACATGGTGATCAACAACTACCCGACGATGGAACTCCGGCCGGGGAGCATGGGCAAACCCCTGCCCGGCATCGAATCGGCGATCGTCGATCCTGCGACCGGCGAGATGCTCGACCCCGGCGAGACGGGTGAGATCGCCCATCGCGGTGATTTCCCCTCGTTCTTCGCCGAGTTCTGGGAGAATCCGGAAAATACTGCCGACAGTTTCGTCGACGGGCCCGACGGCGAGTGGTATCTCTCGGGTGATCTCGCCCATCTCGACGAGGACGGCTACTTCTGGTTCGAGGGGCGCGCCGACGACGTGATCCTCTCGTCGGGCTACCGGATCGGCCCCTTCGAGGTCGAGAGCTCCCTGGGCGAGCATCCGACGGTCGCCGAGGCCGCCGTCGTCCCGAAGCCCGACAGAGAACGAGGAAACATCGTCAAGGCCTACGTCGTGCTCACCGACGAGGGAAGCGATTCCGAGGAACTCGCTGACGAGCTACAAACCCACGTCCGCGAGGAGCTCTCGGCCCACGAGTACCCACGGGAAGTCGAGTTCGTCGACGAGCTGCCGAAGACGGTCACCGGGAAGATCCGGCGGACGGAGCTGCGCGACAGGACGGCCGATCCGACCGAATGA
- a CDS encoding uracil-DNA glycosylase family protein — protein sequence MQNVTDRTSNPFGMRPPCDRFVPGYGDANAALHLVGDHPGVHGGLDTEVPFTNAAGRRLLSIFADVGLIDDPDADAPTLDDLYLSYLHLCAGEPTPESYADCERFFDAELRAIGAHVLLPVGERATEQILQTYTARTPPQPLAMEDLHATELRGSGWLVVPIVDPRDWTDDHADRLRESLETLLATDYRREAELGRFMPGDEPYIVR from the coding sequence GTGCAAAACGTCACCGATCGCACGAGCAACCCCTTCGGCATGCGTCCGCCCTGCGACCGGTTCGTGCCCGGCTACGGCGACGCGAACGCGGCGCTCCATCTCGTCGGCGACCATCCCGGCGTCCACGGCGGGCTCGACACGGAGGTTCCGTTCACGAACGCCGCCGGCCGTCGCCTGCTTTCGATCTTCGCCGACGTGGGGCTGATTGACGACCCCGACGCCGACGCCCCCACCCTCGACGATCTGTATCTCTCCTATCTCCACCTCTGTGCCGGCGAGCCGACGCCGGAGTCGTACGCCGACTGCGAGCGCTTCTTCGACGCCGAGCTCCGCGCCATCGGCGCGCACGTCCTGCTTCCCGTCGGCGAGCGCGCGACCGAGCAGATCCTGCAGACCTACACCGCCCGGACCCCGCCGCAGCCGCTGGCGATGGAGGACCTCCACGCCACCGAACTCCGCGGCAGCGGCTGGCTCGTCGTCCCGATCGTCGATCCACGGGACTGGACCGACGACCACGCCGACCGGCTGCGCGAGTCACTCGAAACGCTGCTGGCCACCGACTACCGCCGCGAGGCCGAACTCGGGCGGTTCATGCCCGGCGACGAGCCGTATATCGTCCGCTGA